In one Bacteroidota bacterium genomic region, the following are encoded:
- a CDS encoding T9SS type A sorting domain-containing protein, with protein MKQAIYKEDVLPITMIRDVFTANPQSAKSQEVLKSLDNRFDPMPDYMMTEIMQGRDYLGAKEVLESRLGYWQQLRARAKNQLIRKFLSDTTLLDPYDSLIALYEDETDLQSKYRLAFCYFNNEQAEQALNVLDEIPATYELNTYQTAIHQDFADYFNVLKRMNDSTWSIRQLDSLSINTLQEIMNHAYPLISGYARGLLVKGRFINYIEQVYFPPNTKSYPEYHFTPHEVNVEKEDHLKLFPNPAWDYVIVYFNTSEYEINGKLLMFDVNGKLIKTMILSDNFNQLTVSLKNLPNGIYMISLFVRDNLIESKKITKVGNK; from the coding sequence ATGAAACAGGCTATATATAAAGAAGATGTCCTGCCAATTACCATGATACGGGATGTGTTTACAGCTAATCCACAATCGGCCAAGTCGCAGGAGGTGCTTAAGTCGCTGGACAATCGTTTTGATCCAATGCCCGATTACATGATGACGGAGATTATGCAGGGACGGGACTATCTCGGAGCAAAAGAAGTTCTTGAATCACGGCTGGGTTACTGGCAACAGTTGCGTGCAAGAGCTAAAAATCAACTGATACGAAAATTTCTTTCAGATACAACCCTACTTGATCCATATGATAGCTTGATAGCTTTGTATGAAGATGAAACAGATCTTCAGTCAAAATACAGGTTAGCCTTCTGCTATTTTAACAATGAACAGGCAGAACAAGCGCTAAATGTATTGGATGAGATTCCTGCCACATACGAATTAAACACCTACCAAACTGCTATACACCAGGATTTTGCAGATTATTTCAATGTTTTAAAAAGGATGAATGACAGTACCTGGAGTATAAGGCAATTAGATTCATTATCTATTAATACATTGCAAGAAATAATGAATCATGCGTATCCATTGATCAGTGGTTATGCACGGGGATTACTTGTGAAAGGCAGGTTCATTAATTATATCGAACAGGTTTATTTCCCTCCAAATACTAAATCTTATCCTGAATATCATTTCACACCTCACGAAGTAAATGTTGAAAAAGAAGATCATTTGAAATTATTCCCTAATCCTGCCTGGGATTATGTGATCGTTTATTTTAATACTTCTGAGTATGAAATTAATGGTAAATTGCTTATGTTTGATGTCAATGGCAAGTTGATCAAAACCATGATACTTTCGGATAATTTTAATCAATTAACTGTTTCATTAAAAAATCTTCCTAATGGAATTTATATGATAAGTTTATTTGTGAGAGATAATCTGATAGAGAGTAAAAAAATCACCAAAGTCGGGAATAAGTAA
- a CDS encoding T9SS type A sorting domain-containing protein, with amino-acid sequence LLGDTIVGGSAHPITVYRDTSLIIGIQWRNVEFPVDEGFSEVIITDTTGNILKRRLLLSENTIPIGIITTFDNKILITGTYNLFHIYLWKLNSDLEDDTLYTQPFTYDSLCPYPIPSDTVDLNCGVYVSIDEIPLKEDYDKAMKVYPNPVATIINFEFKDLKTDAVLSVYDNYCRLVDDIEIPAYTKKIQTDITAYPAGLYLAVLKSSKNILAKEKFMVGR; translated from the coding sequence TTTACTTGGCGATACCATTGTTGGAGGTAGCGCTCATCCAATTACTGTCTACAGGGATACTTCTTTAATAATTGGTATTCAATGGCGAAATGTAGAATTTCCCGTAGATGAAGGTTTTAGCGAAGTGATAATAACAGATACGACTGGAAATATTTTAAAACGAAGATTATTGCTATCTGAAAATACTATTCCGATTGGTATTATAACAACTTTTGATAACAAGATACTTATCACAGGCACTTATAATCTTTTTCACATTTACCTTTGGAAACTCAATTCAGATTTAGAAGACGATACCCTATACACTCAGCCCTTTACTTACGACAGTCTTTGTCCATACCCGATCCCTTCTGATACCGTCGATTTAAACTGTGGCGTGTATGTTTCGATAGATGAAATACCGCTGAAAGAGGATTATGATAAGGCGATGAAGGTCTATCCAAATCCTGTTGCAACCATTATCAATTTTGAGTTTAAAGATTTGAAAACCGATGCTGTTTTAAGTGTCTATGACAATTATTGCAGGCTGGTGGATGATATTGAGATACCGGCATATACAAAGAAAATACAAACCGATATTACGGCTTATCCGGCAGGTTTGTACCTGGCTGTTCTTAAAAGTTCTAAAAATATCCTCGCCAAAGAAAAATTTATGGTGGGGAGATAA